The sequence GGCCGGGGGCCAGCCGGAGGTGGGCCCGCCGAATAGCTCGGTAAACCCCTCGACCGCCTGGTCCATCGCCCAGGCGATCCGCTTCGGCGTTGCGCGAGGTCGCAGCACTGCGCGCCGCGCCGTACAGCAAGGCGGAACGGTGTGACGTGCAAGGTTTCTCTGGCGGGCTCGAGGGGATTCGAACCCCCGGTCTCGGCCTTGACAGGGCCGCATGTTAGGCCACTACACCACGAGCCCAGACGCAAAAAATTGTAACATAGCCGCCGTATCGACTCCATCCAGGAGGCTGCCCGTTGTCGTCGCTCGAGCCGCCGCAGCCGCGTGACGGCGTCGACGTGGCGGGGGCGCTTCCGCCAGGACGCGCAGCGCCGGTCGCCGATCAACAGCCGGCGGATCTGTTCGACAACATCGAGCAGGAAGAGGCGATGCTGTCCGCCGTGCTGGCGAGCATCAGCGATGGGCTCATCGTCATCGACGGCGATCAGTTCATTCGCTACTGCAACATGCCGGCGGCCCAGTTCCTCGGGCTCGATCGGGCTGCCATCGTTGGTCGGACCGTCCACGAGGCCTTCAGCCACGTCAGTCGGTCGGTCCTCAATCGGACAGAGGCGCGGGAGGCGTGGGACCGCGCCCTCAGCAACCTCGACGAGCACCCCAGCTTCGAGGTCGTGATCCGGCAGCCCGTCCGCCGGGACCTCGTTGTCCAGTTTTTCCCTCTGAAATCGGGGGCGGGCTCGCGAAGCGCCGGAATCCTCATGCACGACGTGAGCGTCCTGAAGCTGGTCGCCCTGCTCGAGGAGCGCGAGCGCATCGCCATGGACCTCCACGATGGCGTCATCCAGTCGCTATATGCCGTCGGCCTCGGCCTCGCCGCGCGGGAGCGCGCGCTCCGCGATGGGGCAGCGGACGATGCGCGAGACGCCCTGCAAAACGCCATTTCTCAGATCAATCAAGTGATCCAGGAGATCCGCAACTACATCGTCGAGCTGCGACCGGAGGAGCTCGGGGACCGCGGCTTGATGGCCGGCCTGGCCGAGCTCGCGGGACAGCTTCGCGCCAACGGCCTGCTCTGCCCAGCGCTCAATCTCGACCCGAGCGCTGGTGACTTGGTCAGCCCCGATGCGGCGGGAAACTTGCTCTACATCGCCCACGAGGCCATCTCGAACGTCATCCGCCACGCGGATGCCAGCGAGGCATCCATCAGCGTGACGGCCGACGAAGGGCGCCTGAAGCTTACGATTCGCGACGACGGCCACGGATTTGACCCAGAGCGCACCGGCCGGCGCACCGGCGATGGTCTGCGGAACATGGCCGAGCGGGCCAGAGCCCTCGGCGCCCGCTTCACCATCTCCAGCGCGCCGGGCCAGGGAACAGAGCTGTCCCTCGAAATGCCGCTCCCCACGGCGGAGCGCGAGCAATGAGCCAGGAGCCGATTCGCCTGCTCCTCGTCGACGACCACCACGTCGTACGCCTCGGGCTGGCAAGCCTCTTCGCCACGGTGCCGCATTTCTCCGTCGTCGGAGAGGCGGGAACGATCGCGGAGGCCGTCGCGCGCGTGCGCGAGTGCGAGCCCAACGTCGTGATCATGGACGTCCGGCTTCCGGACGGGAGCGGGGTCGAAGCCTGCCGCGAGATTCGATCCGAGCGGCCGGACGTGCGCGTCATCATGCTGACGTCGTACGCGGATCGGGACGCGGTCGTTGCATCTATCATGGCGGGCGCGGCAGGGTACCTCCTGAAACAAACCGAGCCCAACCGCTTGATCGACGCGGTCAACTCCGTTGCGCTCGGCGGGTCGCTCCTGGATCCCGGCATCACCGAAACGGTGCTGGACTGGATGCGCCATCTGGGTCCGCAGGACGTCGACGACCCGCTCGCCGGTCTCTCGGAACAAGAACGCAAGATCCTTCCCCTGATCGCCGAGGGGAAGACGAATCGCGAGATCGCCGGGGATCTGTACTTGAGCGAGCACACCGTGAAAACGTACGTGAGCAACATTCTCCAGAAGCTCCAGCTCACCCGCCGGGC is a genomic window of Chloroflexota bacterium containing:
- a CDS encoding histidine kinase, yielding MSSLEPPQPRDGVDVAGALPPGRAAPVADQQPADLFDNIEQEEAMLSAVLASISDGLIVIDGDQFIRYCNMPAAQFLGLDRAAIVGRTVHEAFSHVSRSVLNRTEAREAWDRALSNLDEHPSFEVVIRQPVRRDLVVQFFPLKSGAGSRSAGILMHDVSVLKLVALLEERERIAMDLHDGVIQSLYAVGLGLAARERALRDGAADDARDALQNAISQINQVIQEIRNYIVELRPEELGDRGLMAGLAELAGQLRANGLLCPALNLDPSAGDLVSPDAAGNLLYIAHEAISNVIRHADASEASISVTADEGRLKLTIRDDGHGFDPERTGRRTGDGLRNMAERARALGARFTISSAPGQGTELSLEMPLPTAEREQ
- a CDS encoding response regulator transcription factor, with the protein product MSQEPIRLLLVDDHHVVRLGLASLFATVPHFSVVGEAGTIAEAVARVRECEPNVVIMDVRLPDGSGVEACREIRSERPDVRVIMLTSYADRDAVVASIMAGAAGYLLKQTEPNRLIDAVNSVALGGSLLDPGITETVLDWMRHLGPQDVDDPLAGLSEQERKILPLIAEGKTNREIAGDLYLSEHTVKTYVSNILQKLQLTRRAEAAAYIAQRRLPPGS